CGAGCGGGCGTTTGTTGACTATCCCCCTCAGCTGCCAAGGCACATTGCAGCGCTTCTTGCTTGGCGGCACCGCTGACGAGAAACACTACCGTTCGTGCTCGATTGATCAACGGGGCCGTAAACGTGAGGCGCGGTTGTCCGTCGCGATCACCAACCGTGACCAAGCGGGTTTGTTCGTCTAGCGCTGCTGTTCTCGGGAAGAGAGAAGCCGTATGCCCGTCATCCCCTAAGCCCAAGAGAATCAGATCAAATACCGGCCAGTCCTCTTCCGAAACTTGAAAGGCTCGTCGCAGATCTGCTTCTGCGATCGCGGCATCCTGCCAAGGATCTGCGGACTGGGTCGGTAGCGGGTGGATCTGCTCAGCTGGAATCGGCACTCGATTCAGCCAAGCTTGGCGAGCCATCCGTTCATTGCTATCGGGATGATCGTTAGGAACATAGCGCTCATCACCCCAGAAAATTTGCCAGTGAGCCCAGTCGGCAGCGCTATCCGCAAACTGTTCATAGAGCGCTTTTGGTGTACTCCCACCTGACAGTGCGAGGCGAAATGTCCCTCGTTCCGCGATCGCTTGGCTAGCAGTTTCCAACACCAGCGATCGGGCAGCGGCCACCACCGCTGCGAAATCAGCCACAACAGATTGATGAACGGACATCTCAGGCTCTCTGCACTGGCTCCATTCTGGCTGATGGTTATTGTGCAGGTTCAGCTCGTGCCTACTGACAGCTCTTCTGAGCACCAGAGCACGTTAGGGTAAGGAACCGCAGCGGCGTCACTCTGCGCCCTGTTTTATGAGACTGCCGCCATGACGCTGGACATTGTTCTTGGACTCAATCAAGCGATTGACTTCACCTTGCCAGTGGTCATCAATTCGGCGGTTCAAAATAGTCCGCAACCTGAGACTTTACGGTTCAATATCGTCATTCCCGTCGGTCAAACTGAGCATTTTCAAGCTCTGCTAGAAACCACGTTCCCCAATCCCAGCTTTCAGTGGCGGCTCGGTACGTTTCAGCCATCTGCTGATCTCGCGGATTACCTCGCCCACAAATACAGCCGCGATCGCGGTGAACGGCTGCTGGGGCGCTACATGCAGTTTTCTCGCGTTTGGATCCCTCAGGTATTCCCAGACCTAACGCGCGTCCTCTACTTCGATACTGATGTCGTGCTGCTCGACGATCCGGGCCAGTTGAGTCAGCAAGCCGGTGAATTTCGCCCCGACCTCTTCTTCGCAGCGGTACCTCATGCCCGTCCGGCTTGGATGTACTTCAAGAAGCCATGGCGAGCAAGCCGGTATCTGAAGATCATGGGCAAAACCTTTAACAGCGGGGTGATGGTCACCGATCTTCGCTTTTGGACGGAGTCGGTCTATCAACGCATTCAAGCCGTTCTCGATCGCGATCGCCAATTCCGCTACCGCTTTCTAGAAGGCGGAGATGAAGCCTTACTCAACGCCTGTTTCCCGTCCTACCAGGCTCTACCGAAGCGCTGGAATCGCTGTGGCTACGGCAATGCCCGACCAGTTGCTCGGTTGTTGGCCTGTGACCCCCAAGAAGCCGGGGTCATTCACTGGAGCGGCGGTCATCACAAGCCCTGGAATACCAGCGACATCATCTACGGTGACCTCTGGCGCCGCTACGCGAATTTGCCTGGACTGCCCCTGCCGAAGCTGGCCTAGCTCGGTAGTCGCTCATGCTAATCCTTAAATCCCTGACCCTCACCAAGAATTCGACTGTTAAATCAATGGGGTGAGAGTAGGGTCTCGTCGTTTTAATTGCTCAGTCATCGCGGACAGGAAGTTGAGCATTGCTGAATGTTGAGACTTGTGAATATCAAAACGAGTGTTACTTAATCTCAAGACAGTCGTAACGATCTTCAGTTGTGCCTCTAGTGGACAGATTGTTCTGAAGATGCCATCTGAAGATTAAGAAAGGCATCAAGATTTTCCCACTTCCACGCTTTCTTGAAAACAATCAGAGCACAGTCAAACCTCAAGACTGTTGTTTGTCGCCTGCATGTGCAGTGATAACTGGTTTCGTAGCCTACCAAGCACTTTGGGGTGAAGATGAGCCTTTCTGACAAGTTTATCCGTAACCCAGTGCTGACTACGGTCTGCTCTCTTGTCATCCTATTGCTGGGCGGCATTGCAATTCCGTTGCTACCACTCGAAAAGCTTCCCCAGATGGCACCGACCCAAATTGCAGTTACTGCAACTAATTTGGGTGCAGATGCCAAGACTACTGTAGATACAGTAACCAGCGTTCTAGAAACAGAAATTAATGGTGTTGAGGACATGAAATATATGTCTTCAACCACTGACTCAGGTGGGATTGCCAATATCAAAGTCTCATTCCCAGTTGCGGTTAATCGCAATATTGCTCAGGTCAATGTCACTAACAGAGTGAACCAAGCGCTGCCTAGTATGCCTGAGGTGGTCAAGCAGACTGGAATCACGGTTGAAGCAGCCTCACCGAGTTTGCTACTGGCCTATGGCTTTTATTCAGAGCTAGGAGCTGATGGAAAGCCGCTCTATGACACTGAGTTTATGAGTAACTATCTTGATCAGTTTGTCGTTGATGAGCTGAAGCGCATTCCAGGAATTGGCAGCCTTCTCATCCTGGGAGAACGAAAATATGCACTACGTATTTGGTTAGATCCCAATAAATTAGCAGGCCGTAACCTTACTGCCTCTGATGTAGAGCGGGCTTTGAAAGAGCAGAATATTCAAACTGGGGCTGGACGGATTGGACAGGAGCCCTCTCAACCGGGTCAAACATTTGCCATTCCACTTCGCGCTGACAGCCGCTTTATCAGTGTTGAAGATGCCGAGAACTTAGTGATTCAAGTCAGTGAGAATGGTCAGCTGACAAAAATTCGAGATATTGGTCGAGCGGAGCTAGGAGCTGAAAATTATGACGTTAGTACGATTGTGAGTGGTAAGCCAACTGCTGGCTTGGCACTGTATCAGTTGCCTGGTGCTAACGCGCTGGATACTGGCAATCGTATTAAGGCAAAGATTGAAGAACTGTCAGCTGATTTTCCGCCAGGATTAAGGTATGAAATTCCCTATGACTCTACCCTCTTTGTCGTGACATCACTCCAAGATGTCACCTCGAACTTGATGCAAGCCATTGTGATGGCTGTATTAACAATTTTGATCTTTTTACAAGATTGGCGCTCAACGATCGTTCCTGCTTTGGCGATGCCCGTCGCCATGATCGGTGCAATGTCGGTACTGCTGGGATTTGGTTTTAGCATCAACCAGCTGACTATGTTCGGCATCATTTTGGCGATCGGAACAGTGACGGATGATGCCGTCGTAATCGTTCAATCGATTAAGAGCAAAATGAGTCAGGGTATGCGACCAATGCAAGCAGCTCTGGACTCTATGAATGAGCTAGCGACTCCTTCAATTACAGCTGCCTTAGTGCAGCTAGCTGTTTTCATCCCAGTCATGTTCTTCCCAGGAACAACTGGGATTGTTTACCGACAGTTTGCAATTACTTTATCAGCAGCGATTATCTTCTCCACGTTTAATGCTTTAACTTTCTCGCCAACGATGGCAGCGTTGTTCTTGAAGCCAGAAGGTACTGCTCCAGAAAAAATTGATAGAGCAGTTAATTTTCTGATGGGCTGGTTTTTTAGGTTATTCAATTCTGGATTTGGTCAACTTGAGCGGTGGTATAGCCGAGTCATTGAGATACTCAAATCATCACGCTATCTCATTTTAGCAATTTTTGTTGTGGGTCTATTAGCAACAGTCTGGATGCTAAGAGTGACCCCAACAGGTTTTATCCCTGAAGAGGATCAAGGTTTGATGATTCTTGTGGGTGAAGCACCGCCGATGTCTTCCCTAC
The sequence above is a segment of the Synechococcus elongatus PCC 11801 genome. Coding sequences within it:
- the pgl gene encoding 6-phosphogluconolactonase, with the translated sequence MSVHQSVVADFAAVVAAARSLVLETASQAIAERGTFRLALSGGSTPKALYEQFADSAADWAHWQIFWGDERYVPNDHPDSNERMARQAWLNRVPIPAEQIHPLPTQSADPWQDAAIAEADLRRAFQVSEEDWPVFDLILLGLGDDGHTASLFPRTAALDEQTRLVTVGDRDGQPRLTFTAPLINRARTVVFLVSGAAKQEALQCALAAEGDSQQTPARLIQPAGQLYWLLDRDAAALL
- a CDS encoding efflux RND transporter permease subunit; amino-acid sequence: MSLSDKFIRNPVLTTVCSLVILLLGGIAIPLLPLEKLPQMAPTQIAVTATNLGADAKTTVDTVTSVLETEINGVEDMKYMSSTTDSGGIANIKVSFPVAVNRNIAQVNVTNRVNQALPSMPEVVKQTGITVEAASPSLLLAYGFYSELGADGKPLYDTEFMSNYLDQFVVDELKRIPGIGSLLILGERKYALRIWLDPNKLAGRNLTASDVERALKEQNIQTGAGRIGQEPSQPGQTFAIPLRADSRFISVEDAENLVIQVSENGQLTKIRDIGRAELGAENYDVSTIVSGKPTAGLALYQLPGANALDTGNRIKAKIEELSADFPPGLRYEIPYDSTLFVVTSLQDVTSNLMQAIVMAVLTILIFLQDWRSTIVPALAMPVAMIGAMSVLLGFGFSINQLTMFGIILAIGTVTDDAVVIVQSIKSKMSQGMRPMQAALDSMNELATPSITAALVQLAVFIPVMFFPGTTGIVYRQFAITLSAAIIFSTFNALTFSPTMAALFLKPEGTAPEKIDRAVNFLMGWFFRLFNSGFGQLERWYSRVIEILKSSRYLILAIFVVGLLATVWMLRVTPTGFIPEEDQGLMILVGEAPPMSSLQYTDGEVAKVGKVLDDYPEIESYLGAAGFGFDGNAYNKYAFFVKLTDWSQRTQKSQSVFSLIQTINKRLRTEITGSIAIVTNIPPIDGVGATGGLEFQLQNRGGLPSEALWKNAQAMIVTANERPELEGVRTTFTPGVPQIAIQIDRNQTKALGIDINEAFGTLQTYLGGRYINDFILDGDQYRVYAQADVAFRSTPEDINSFYVRSRSGSLVPLGKLVTFQEFIAPPIITRYNVYDSIKIQAVPAPGFSSGQGIAAIESVAKEVLDPGFGYEWTGLSLEEISAGGATGAIFGLAIVLVFLVMAAQYGSYIDPLIILLTVPLAILGAMGAIWIRANLFQVGSVFPVINNDIYAQVGLLMLIGMASKNAILIVEQANEFLRQGMDIGKAAVEAAKSRFQPILMTASSGLVGYIPLMTAAGAGAISRWSIGTVSFGGYLVATVLSLGIAPIIYIIIKTLEKEFLLDSKPKNQPR
- a CDS encoding glycosyltransferase family 8 protein — protein: MTLDIVLGLNQAIDFTLPVVINSAVQNSPQPETLRFNIVIPVGQTEHFQALLETTFPNPSFQWRLGTFQPSADLADYLAHKYSRDRGERLLGRYMQFSRVWIPQVFPDLTRVLYFDTDVVLLDDPGQLSQQAGEFRPDLFFAAVPHARPAWMYFKKPWRASRYLKIMGKTFNSGVMVTDLRFWTESVYQRIQAVLDRDRQFRYRFLEGGDEALLNACFPSYQALPKRWNRCGYGNARPVARLLACDPQEAGVIHWSGGHHKPWNTSDIIYGDLWRRYANLPGLPLPKLA